Proteins from a single region of Microbacterium sp. zg-Y818:
- a CDS encoding DUF3040 domain-containing protein, producing MPLSEQEQRLLDEMERHLMRNDADVVSAPRDGRTLSYRNIVYGTVLVLLGLGGLIAGVSTGLVAIGVVAFIVMLGGVVLAVTPTRGSGRAPVDGSRTRPGTPPRSSTSFMDRMNERWDRRQDRH from the coding sequence ATGCCACTGTCCGAACAGGAGCAGCGCCTGCTCGATGAGATGGAACGCCATCTCATGCGCAACGACGCCGACGTGGTGAGCGCGCCCCGCGATGGGCGCACGCTCAGCTATCGCAACATCGTCTACGGCACGGTTCTCGTGCTTCTCGGCCTCGGCGGCCTGATCGCGGGGGTATCGACCGGATTGGTCGCCATCGGCGTCGTCGCCTTCATCGTCATGCTCGGCGGTGTCGTGCTGGCCGTCACCCCCACACGGGGCTCGGGTCGTGCGCCGGTGGATGGGTCCCGAACCCGCCCGGGCACTCCTCCACGCTCCTCCACTTCGTTCATGGATCGCATGAACGAACGCTGGGATCGCCGCCAAGACCGGCACTGA
- the mraZ gene encoding division/cell wall cluster transcriptional repressor MraZ, giving the protein MLLGTHTPKLDDKGRVILPSKFRDDLGPGVVITRGQERCLYVFSTAEFERVYERIREAPLTNKQSRDFQRMFLSAASAEKPDSQNRITIPPPLRAYANLDRELVVTGVGAHAEIWNADAWNAYAEGNEDSYSDMEEEVIPGLF; this is encoded by the coding sequence ATGCTGTTGGGCACCCACACTCCCAAGCTCGACGACAAGGGCCGCGTCATCCTCCCGTCGAAGTTCCGGGACGACCTCGGTCCGGGCGTCGTCATCACGCGCGGCCAGGAGCGCTGCCTGTATGTGTTCAGCACCGCCGAGTTCGAGCGCGTGTACGAGCGCATCCGCGAAGCGCCCCTGACCAACAAGCAGTCCCGCGACTTCCAGCGCATGTTCCTCTCGGCCGCCAGCGCCGAGAAGCCCGACAGCCAGAACCGCATCACCATCCCGCCGCCCCTGCGTGCGTACGCCAACCTCGACCGCGAGCTGGTCGTCACCGGTGTCGGCGCACACGCCGAGATCTGGAACGCCGACGCGTGGAACGCGTACGCCGAAGGAAACGAAGACAGCTATTCCGACATGGAGGAGGAGGTGATCCCGGGCCTCTTCTGA
- a CDS encoding LysM peptidoglycan-binding domain-containing protein — MRRHRALAPAPAAAPRLSSPLVSTTAAAVRRNWPAAAAGSLALLLTSGQAAHAVTPHPVLRDATVAPASAGSKSLPVGRALPATSSAPTTHVVEPGDTISSIAAAHGLRVADVLALNSLTWSSVIMPGQTIQLAAPAAAPVAPAAPPAGTYSVVAGDTMSAIASRHGVPTDALLAANGMDRSSVIYPGQTLALPGAGMQPAASVAPAAAPPTPAAPVAASHEITAGDTMTGIASRYGVSLDALLSANGMDRSSIIYPGQTVKIPAASVAGLDAEQAANARTIISVGRELGVPDRGIAIALATGMVESWLRNLDWGDRDSLGVFQQRPSQGWGSPEQVRDVERAARVFFGGPSDPNGADSRGLLDTPGWEALAFTDAAQAVQVSAYPHRYGDWEEKAYAWLAALG, encoded by the coding sequence ATGCGACGACACCGCGCCCTCGCGCCGGCCCCCGCCGCCGCACCCCGGCTTTCATCCCCTCTCGTATCGACCACCGCAGCAGCCGTCCGCCGAAACTGGCCGGCCGCTGCGGCAGGGTCACTCGCGCTGCTGCTCACGTCCGGCCAGGCCGCCCACGCCGTCACGCCCCACCCCGTGCTGCGCGATGCGACGGTCGCGCCGGCGTCCGCCGGCAGCAAATCCCTTCCTGTCGGGCGCGCGCTGCCCGCCACGTCCTCGGCGCCGACCACCCATGTCGTCGAACCGGGCGACACCATCAGCTCGATCGCAGCGGCGCACGGGCTGCGGGTGGCCGATGTGCTCGCCCTGAACTCTCTGACCTGGTCGTCGGTCATCATGCCCGGTCAGACGATCCAGCTGGCCGCGCCCGCCGCCGCACCCGTCGCGCCCGCGGCACCCCCTGCCGGGACCTACTCGGTCGTCGCCGGCGACACCATGAGCGCCATCGCGTCGCGACACGGGGTGCCGACCGACGCGCTGCTGGCTGCCAACGGAATGGACCGGTCCTCGGTCATCTATCCCGGGCAGACGCTCGCGCTGCCCGGCGCGGGCATGCAGCCCGCGGCATCCGTCGCCCCCGCTGCGGCTCCCCCCACTCCCGCTGCTCCCGTTGCGGCGTCGCACGAGATCACGGCGGGCGACACGATGACCGGGATCGCCTCGCGCTACGGCGTGTCGCTCGACGCGCTGCTGTCCGCCAACGGCATGGATCGCTCCTCGATCATCTATCCGGGTCAGACCGTGAAGATCCCGGCTGCCTCGGTCGCGGGCCTCGACGCGGAACAAGCCGCGAACGCCCGCACGATCATCAGCGTGGGTCGGGAGCTGGGGGTGCCCGACCGGGGCATCGCGATCGCTCTGGCGACCGGCATGGTCGAATCGTGGTTGCGCAATCTGGACTGGGGCGACCGGGACTCGCTGGGCGTCTTCCAGCAGCGTCCCAGCCAGGGCTGGGGCTCGCCGGAGCAGGTGCGCGATGTCGAGCGCGCCGCCCGGGTGTTCTTCGGAGGGCCGTCCGACCCCAACGGAGCCGACAGCCGTGGCCTGCTGGACACACCCGGATGGGAAGCCCTTGCATTCACCGACGCCGCCCAGGCGGTGCAGGTCTCGGCCTATCCCCACCGCTACGGCGACTGGGAAGAGAAGGCGTACGCGTGGCTGGCCGCGCTCGGATGA
- a CDS encoding polyprenyl synthetase family protein, whose product MSPTADPIEAVSQRLIAFFTHQRDAARAEGPEAVSFIEAGVGAVGGGKRLRARFCVTGWRAVAEAGGRRPGDAPPEVIAAAAALEIFQAAALVHDDLIDNSDTRRGRPSAHRALEAGHRDAGWLGDQAGFGRSAAILLGDLLVAWSDDLLEEGLISAADAARAAAARREYALMRRDVTIGQFLDIAEEAAFRQSPDGEHADRALRVASLKSARYSVQQPLLVGAALAGADPQQHAALAEFGHPVGMAFQLRDDVLGVFGDAAVTGKPSGDDLREGKRTVLIAYAREALPVSARRTLDELIGDPQLDQEQIGALQRTIIDSGALDRVEALISAYAAEADRALRGAHLGDAALGELRDLARAATARSS is encoded by the coding sequence GTGTCGCCTACTGCGGATCCCATCGAGGCTGTTTCACAGCGACTGATCGCCTTCTTCACACACCAGCGGGATGCCGCCCGCGCAGAGGGGCCGGAAGCGGTGTCGTTCATCGAGGCGGGTGTCGGCGCCGTCGGCGGGGGAAAGCGCCTTCGCGCCCGCTTCTGCGTGACCGGATGGCGGGCTGTGGCCGAGGCCGGTGGCCGGCGCCCCGGGGATGCCCCGCCGGAGGTCATCGCCGCCGCTGCGGCGCTGGAGATCTTCCAGGCGGCCGCGCTGGTGCATGACGACCTCATCGACAACTCCGACACCCGGCGAGGGCGCCCGTCGGCGCATCGCGCGCTGGAGGCAGGGCACCGCGATGCCGGCTGGCTGGGCGATCAGGCGGGTTTCGGCCGCTCCGCGGCGATCTTGCTGGGTGATCTGCTGGTCGCGTGGAGCGACGACCTGCTCGAAGAAGGGCTCATCTCGGCCGCCGATGCCGCCCGCGCCGCCGCCGCGCGGCGGGAGTACGCGCTCATGCGGCGCGACGTCACGATCGGACAGTTCCTCGACATCGCCGAGGAAGCGGCCTTCCGGCAGTCCCCCGACGGTGAGCACGCAGACCGGGCCTTGCGCGTGGCATCCCTCAAATCCGCCCGCTACAGCGTGCAGCAGCCGCTTCTGGTGGGGGCAGCCCTCGCCGGCGCGGACCCGCAGCAGCACGCCGCGCTGGCGGAGTTCGGTCACCCCGTGGGCATGGCGTTCCAGCTGCGCGACGACGTGCTGGGCGTGTTCGGCGATGCTGCGGTCACCGGCAAGCCGTCCGGAGACGATCTGCGCGAAGGAAAGCGCACCGTGCTCATCGCTTACGCTCGCGAGGCGCTCCCCGTGAGCGCGCGGCGCACGCTGGATGAACTCATCGGCGACCCGCAGCTGGACCAGGAGCAGATCGGCGCACTCCAGCGCACGATCATCGACTCGGGCGCCCTGGACCGCGTGGAGGCTCTCATCTCCGCCTACGCCGCTGAGGCCGACCGGGCACTGCGCGGGGCGCACCTGGGCGATGCCGCCCTCGGCGAGCTGCGGGACCTCGCGCGCGCCGCGACGGCTCGATCATCCTGA
- the rsmH gene encoding 16S rRNA (cytosine(1402)-N(4))-methyltransferase RsmH: MEARDIHTPVMLERCVALLGPALQHEGAVFVDATLGMGGHSEAMLERFPEAQLIGLDRDTDALRIAGERLARFGDRVTLVHTVYDGIAEAVASTGRKTADAILFDLGVSSLQLDEADRGFAYARDAPLDMRMDQTAGTTAADILATYGEGDLRRIFERYGEEKLAGRYARAIIEARRTEPITRSGRLVDILQAATPAALKNAGHPAKRVFQALRVEVNAELSALERAIPAALGLLPVGGRIVVLSYQSLEDRLVKRELAAATTSTAPAGLPVELPEHAPRMKLLVKGAELATAEERARNPRATPVRLRAAERLREDA, from the coding sequence ATGGAAGCCCGCGACATCCACACCCCCGTCATGCTCGAGCGCTGCGTCGCGCTGCTCGGGCCGGCCCTGCAGCACGAGGGAGCCGTCTTCGTCGACGCCACGCTCGGCATGGGCGGCCACTCCGAGGCGATGCTCGAACGGTTCCCCGAGGCCCAGCTGATCGGGCTGGACCGCGACACCGACGCCCTGCGCATCGCGGGGGAGCGGCTCGCGCGCTTCGGAGACCGCGTCACGCTCGTCCACACCGTCTACGACGGCATCGCCGAGGCCGTGGCATCCACGGGTCGGAAGACCGCTGACGCCATCCTGTTCGACCTGGGCGTCTCGTCTCTTCAGCTCGACGAGGCGGACCGGGGCTTCGCGTACGCACGGGACGCGCCGCTGGACATGCGCATGGACCAGACCGCGGGGACGACCGCGGCCGACATCCTCGCCACGTACGGCGAGGGCGACCTGCGCCGCATCTTCGAGCGGTACGGCGAAGAGAAGCTCGCCGGCCGCTATGCCCGCGCAATCATCGAGGCACGCCGGACGGAGCCGATCACGCGGTCCGGCCGGCTCGTCGACATCCTGCAGGCGGCGACCCCCGCCGCGCTGAAGAATGCCGGCCACCCCGCCAAGCGCGTGTTTCAGGCGCTGCGGGTGGAAGTCAACGCCGAGCTGTCGGCGCTGGAACGCGCCATTCCTGCGGCCCTGGGCCTGCTCCCGGTCGGCGGGCGGATCGTGGTGCTGTCGTATCAGTCCCTCGAGGACCGCTTGGTCAAGCGCGAGCTCGCTGCGGCGACGACCTCGACTGCGCCGGCCGGTCTGCCGGTGGAACTGCCCGAACATGCCCCGCGCATGAAGCTGCTGGTGAAGGGTGCCGAGCTCGCCACCGCCGAGGAGCGGGCCCGCAATCCGCGGGCAACGCCCGTGCGGCTGCGCGCCGCCGAACGACTGCGGGAGGACGCATGA
- a CDS encoding Rv2175c family DNA-binding protein — protein MTGDTTSSRIETTWLTLPELVETLGEPLGRVRRLIDEYHLVASRRTGKLAVPEVFIVDGHPLSSLRGTAIVLHDAGFTDDEAIDWLLDHDDSIGLPPIEALRRGRKAEVRRVAQTLA, from the coding sequence GTGACCGGCGACACCACCTCTTCGCGCATCGAGACCACCTGGCTGACACTGCCTGAACTCGTCGAGACCCTCGGCGAACCATTGGGCCGGGTGAGGCGTCTCATCGACGAGTACCACCTCGTGGCATCCCGTCGCACCGGCAAGCTGGCGGTGCCCGAGGTGTTCATCGTGGACGGGCACCCGCTCTCTTCGCTGCGGGGAACGGCGATCGTGCTGCACGACGCCGGATTCACCGACGATGAGGCGATCGACTGGCTTCTCGACCACGACGACTCGATCGGTCTGCCCCCGATCGAGGCGCTTCGCCGGGGCCGCAAGGCCGAGGTGCGCCGGGTCGCCCAAACGCTCGCCTGA